CGGAATGGAAGTTCGTTTGGTTTTCGCGCCGGACTGCAAGCGTTCAATAACAAAGGGCGCAACGACGAGCATTGGCCGGGGATCTTCCTCGACATGGGGTGGGAGCTGAAGGACAACGAAAAGAAGCATTTTGTGCGGGCGATCATCCGCGCCGACGAGTGGGGCCGCGATTTGCCAGGGCCAAAATTCGAGCCCGCTTCGTGGATTACGCTCGGAATGACCTTCACCCCCGATGGTTTTTCGCACTTCTTTGCTCGCCCCGGAATCGAAGACCTGCGTGAGGAAGATCACCTTGGTTCGTACAACTGCTACAACTGGCGAACCCACACGTTTGAGACCTATTTCTTCAACGTCATCAGCATGGACGACGGCTGGAGTTGGTCGACCCCCTGGGTGATCGACGACGCATTCTTGCATGTCGCCACGCCACCAGCTCAGCCTCGCGCGGCACAAGCACCGGGTGCCAGCACCGTGAAATAGCCACTACTGGGGCACTAAACGCAAACGCCGATACTGGCACTGCTAGACCTGCTAGCAGTGCTTTTCAGGTGAAGCAAAAGAGGGGAAACAGACGCTTCCCTGATCTGTTTATTCGGCAAAGTTTCGCTAGTTTCAAACCGCACGTCTTTGGGGGTCGTACTACGGGTGCGATCGAATTTGATCTGCTCAGGGCCGACGGTCGATGCTAGCGATAGGTTGCACTGACTTTGGCTCGCTAGCTGCTCGAAATGCCTTGGTTCCTCTAGGAACTCGAGGTTCGATCTGGCACTGGCAGCAAGACCTCGCTACGATCCGCGGCCGCGTTCAGCAGGTCGGGCCCGAGAGGAAAGTGCGTGCGACATGACGACCGAAACTTCATCCCCCGGCGGACCAGTGGCGATTCCCTCGCCGACCGCCACCTCGAAGGACGATCCGATGCTGCGCAAAGTATTGGCATTTAAGGTGCTTACGCTTAGCCTCCTGCTACTGGCAGCGTTTCCAGGCATCGGCTGTGCAGGCGGACCATTTCGCAACTGGTTTGCTCCACCCGGAACGATTCAGCAGCAGCGTGCACGTGCCACTTTGCACGACCCCTTCCCCGATCAGGACCTTGGTCCTGAAGTAGTCGGCGGACGCCCTCGCGAGTTCCAGCAGATGCCCGAACCAACTCGCCAGCGCTACTTTTACGACTCGTTCTGGAGCCGCTAAGCCCAGCTCGACTCCGCTGCTCTCGGATATTCCCAGCACGGAGACCTCAACCCGGCAGCCCCATTTCGATGATGGTCGCTTTAGGCTGCGGTCTGATTGTGACCGCGCTGCAGCTGGCAGGAACGACCACTGTCGAGCCTTTTACGAGCGGCTGACCGAGAAATGGATCGTCGATCGTTACTGCCCCCTCAAGCACACTCACGATGCGGAATTTTCCGTGGGTTTCTAGCAATTGCGGCCCGATTAGCGTGTGGCGATCGAAGGTAAACTTGTCGCACGCAACTAAGCGCTCGCTCCCAGCGCCACTGGACTTCGGCGCGACTGGATCGACCGGTCCGCGGCCAAAATCGGTGACCGCCAGACTTTCTTCGATATGCAGAGGCCGGGGCTTTCCGTCGGCTCCGACGCGGTTCCAGTCGAAGAGCCGAAAAGTGGTGTCACTCGCCTGCTGAATCTCGGCGATCATGATCCCGCGTCCAAGTGCATGCACCGTTCCTGCGGGTATGAAAACGCAGTCTCCCACGTTCGGCGAAAAAGTATGCAAGCACTGATCGACCGTCCCGTTTTGCAGATGCTGCTGCAGGCTTTCGTGGTCGACCCCCGATTTCAAACCGGCGTAAAGCAAGGCTCCTGGCTCGGCGGAAAGAATCAGCCAGGCCTCCGTTTTTCCGAGGTCAGGAGGGGTTAGCCGGGCTCCTTGCTCGTCGCTGGGGTGGACCTGCACGGAGAGGTCTTTTTGAGCGTCGAGGAATTTGAACATCAGCGGAAAACGGCCCGAGGGGCTTTCGATTCCCATGAGATCCGTACCTCGCGTGCGAACAAGTTCCCCCAGGGAAGTGCCCGCGAGGGGGCCATTGGCAACCGTCGACTGACCTTGGGGGTGATCGGCAACTTCCCAGCTTTCGGCGTAGTCGTTTCCGTCGCCAATCGACTTACCGAGCACTTCGCCAAGTTTGCGACCTCCCCAGAGATAGCGTTTCAGGAGTGGCTGCATCAGCAGTGGGTAGAGCTTGGTCATCGAATGTTCCTGACTGCAGGCGAGTACTTTCCATACCCTCAGTGCGTTGTCACTGATAGGGCTGGAGATTATCATCAATCAAAGTGACGTGGCTTACCACCCGTCGCACCGCTGGGCTGCTGTGGCGTCGATGGACGCTTGTCAGCAAACCAGGGCCCGCTTGCGGGTCAGTCCTCCGCATACTTGCTTCCCTGTAGCACTTTCCCGTGAGCCCGCAGCCCTTGAAGGCTGACGCCGCTCCGCTGCGAGCGCTACAGGTTTGCTCGCTGCGGCCAGCCGACTTCCTTCCTTTCCATGGTCGGGGCCGGAGTTTTGCAGCGCTCGTGCTGTCGATGAAATGTTGCTCAATCGTTGCCCAGGCAACGCTGGTAACTCCCCTCCTTCATCGAGGTGCGGCGGTCGTTTGCCACGATGCATGCCAACATGCATCCGCAAATCATCTTTCTGCGAGAACTCCCTTGCCACCCCGTGCTCACATTGCCGGGCGTGCGCATTTTCCTTGAACCGATCATTTAGCAATCAGCCGACTCGATCGCTGTTTGCCTGTTTCCCTGGAGAAACAATTTCATGGCCAAGAAGCCTTTACAAGAAGATCTGTTCGAAGGAACGGCGATGTCGTTCGGCGAGCACCTCGAAGAACTTCGGGTTTGCTTGTTCCGAGCCTGTGTTGGTGTAGCCATCGGCTGCATCATCGGCTTCTATATCGCCAATGGTGTGGTCAACTTTTTTCAGACACCGCTCGAAAACGCCCTCGAAAACTACGATATCGAGAAGGCTCAGCTTCAGCTGAAAGAGAGTGGCGAGTACGGCGAAAACATTCCCGCCGAGACACTGCGACTAGTGGTAGAAGACCGGATGATTCCGACCACGATCCATGTCGAAACTGGGAAACTGATGGAGACACTCCAGCTAAACTATCCCGGTGTGTTCGGGAGTGTTTCGCTCTCGCAGTATCAACTTCTGCCCAAAGATCTCGTTCCGAACGAAAGCAAAGCCGCTTCTGCCATCGCCGCAAAAATCTTGGCCGGTAAATCGGCCGCAGATGACAAAAAGAGCGATCCCTCCGCAGTGGCGATTTGGAAATTGCTTTCGCCTCTCGAGCAAAAACTGATTGAGCGTCTCGGTAGCGCCAAACCACCACTTTCGAAAGCTGATGCTGCAAGTCTCTTGGAACTGGTAAACAAACTTGCCTCGCAACGAGCGACATCCGACGCGCTCAAGCCACTCATGGAACAGCTCGATGCTGTCGAAAAAACAGCCGCTGCAAGTCTCTTGAAGCTGGTGGAAGTCGAGAAACCGGCGCACGACGATGTGATGCATCTCAACCGCCTGCTGCTTGGCCATTGGCTGGCGGATCATGTTCGCGCGCCACGCGTGAATCTCATTCCACTGCAAACCTGGAAGCCAGTCGGTGTTCGCTTTCAAGTGCTAAATGCGCAAGAGGCGTTCATGATCTGGATGAAGGCAGGCTTTGTATCGGGGCTCGTATTGGCCAGCCCTTGGGTCTTCCTGCAAATCTGGAACTTCGTTGCAGCGGGGCTCTATCCGCACGAGAAGAACCAGGTTTATGTCTACCTGCCGATCAGCATCGCGCTCTTCCTGGGTGGTGCTACGCTGGCCTTTGTGTTTGTCTTCGAGCCAGTGCTCAGCTTCCTCTTCACGTTCAACCGAGGGATGAATGCGGAGTTTGAACCACGTATTGGGGAGTGGCTCAGCTTTGTGCTGATCCTGCCGATCGGGTTTGGCATTAGCTTCCAGTTGCCTCTGGTGATGGTGCTGCTGAACCGTCTGGGACTCGTTTCGATTGAGCTTTACACCAGCCAGTGGCGCATCGCGATTCTGGTGATCTGCATTGTGTCGATGGTGCTCACGCCAGCCGATCCGATCAGCATGCTCTTGATGGCGGGTCCCCTCTCGCTGCTGTATGCGGTCGGCATCGCAATGTGCAAATACATGCCGCGTGGCCGGAGTCCTTTTCAAGAGGTCTACGAGCCGTAATCAGGCAGCGGATACGCTACAATCGCTGGGGACTACCACGCGGTTTCAACCACGCTCCTCGTTCTTTGCCACTCGCATCTCCACTGGCGATATGCGAGTCATAGCGTTTGCGGTAAGGAACGATTTGCGACCGACTTGAGCGACTTTGTAGCGATGACACCGAGCCAGGCATCTCTGTTCGATCGCACGCCCGATGCGTGGGATCTCGATGCCGCGCAGGTGCAACTGGTGGCCGAGGTGGTGTTTCGCGATCCGCCGTTCGGCCCGTTTGACTATCTGATTCCCGAGCCTTTGGCTCCGCGACTTAAGCCAGGCGCTCGGGTGCAAGTTCCGCTGGGAGCAAGCCGCGAAGTGGTCGGCTACTGCACCAGCGTGACGAGCAAGCCCGCTTCAGGACGTCCGCTCAAAGCGATCGCCGCTGTGATCGACGACGTTCCTTTGGTCGAGCGCAAAATGCTCGAACTCACTCGCTGGATGTCTGACTATTACCTCTGCCCTTGGGGGCAAGTGCTGCATGGCGTGGTGCCTGCGGGTGTGCGCGGCAATGCTGGTACGCGAGAGACCACGTTCCTTTCGCTCTCGGCCGAGGGGCGGCAGATTTTGGCCAGTGGCGTCGATCGCTCGGGAGAGAAGCCCAAGAAGGTGCTGCCCGCGCATCTCGAAATTTTGCGCATACTGGGCACCTCGCCGCGCGAGCTTACGCCAGTCGAGCTGGGCGAGTTTGCCAGCTGCAGTATTGCGCAGATCACGGGGCTCCGTAAGAAGAAGTGGATTGCGTCGGATGTGCGCCGCGTTCGTAGCAGTTCGCACGAAGAGCTGCCACTGGCGAGGACTGAGCCACTGGCCCTTCATCCGGCTCAGTCCCATGCTCTGGCGGCCATCAACCGGGCCATCGATCGCCGCACCTCCGCCACCATTTTGCTGCATGGCGTGACTGGTAGCGGCAAGACCGAGGTTTACATCCAGGCGATCGAGCGTGTGATCAGCTTTGGTCAGCAAGCAATTGTGCTGGTGCCGGAAATTAGCCTAACCCCTCAAACGCGCCAGCGCTTCCGCTCGCGATTCGACCGAGTGGCGGTGCTGCATAGCCATCTATCGGACGCCGAGCGTCATTATCACTGGGAGCAGATTGCTCGCGGAGAAGTGCAAGTGATTGTCGGCGCTCGTTCGGCGGTATTTGCCCCCGCGCCCCACTTGGGACTGATTGTGATTGACGAGGAGCACGACGGCTCGTTCAAGCAGAGCGAAGCGCCCCGCTATCACGCGCGCGACGTAGCTGAACATCGCGCCTTGCAGCTCGGGATTCCTCTGGTGCTGGGCACAGCCACTCCGTCGCTTGAAAGCTACTACCGGGCCCGCAGCGGCAAGTATGAACTCGTCCCGATGCCCGACCGAGTCGAGGGGCGCGAGTTGCCGCATGTCGGAACGATTGATCTGCGTGTGGAGTTTCAAAGTCGATCGTCGCGCGGCAGTATCGGGCGACAACTTCACACCGCGATTGCCCAAGCGATTGCCGAAAAAGGGCAAGTGATTTTGCTGCTGAATCGGCGCGGCTATAGCACTCACGTCCAGTGCCCCGCTTGCGGCTTTGTCGCGAAATGCGAGCACTGCGACTTAGCTCTCACGCATCACCGCGAAGAACAGCTGCTCGTCTGTCATCACTGCGATTTTACGACCAAACCTCCCGAGCGCTGCCCCGACTGCACGTTTGATGGCATTCGCTACAGCGGACTGGGAACCGAAAAACTCGAAGCCGAGATCAAGGCCCGGTTTCCTGCCGCCAAAGTGCTCCGCATGGATAGCGACACAATGCAAAAACCGGGGAGCCACGAGGCGGCGCTCGCGAAGTTTCGAAGTGGCGAAGTGCAGATCTTGCTCGGCACGCAGATGATCGCCAAGGGGCTCGATTTTCCGAACGTCACACTCGTCGGTGTGATCAATGCCGACACGGCGCTGCATCTGCCCGATTTCCGAGCGGCGGAGCGTACGTTTCAGTTAGTCACGCAAGTAGCGGGGCGAACAGGGCGCGGTGAACTGGGTGGGCGCGTTCTCGTGCAAACCTTCAGCCCCGATCACCCCGCGATTGAAGCAGCGGTCGATCACGACTATGCCAAGTTCGTTGGTCGCGAACTCCCCGATCGTGTGGCGCATGGCTTTCCACCCTTCACCACCTTGTTGCGGCTGATTGTGCGCGGGGATAGCGAATCGAAAACGCGCGAGTTCGCCACCATGGCTGCCGAATCGTGGAAAAAGCTGCTGGAAGCTAAACAGTGCGAGCATCGCATTTTGGGACCTGCTCCTTGCGCTGTCGCGCGATTGCGGGGCAAGTTTCGTTTTCACGCGCTCGCGACAAGTGTCGACAGCGACACGCTGCGTGCCACGTTTCGCGAAGCCTCGTCGACCTGGAAAACGCCCGACGATGTGCAGTGGGTGATCGACGTCGACGCCATCGATTTGCTGTAAGCGATTCCGTTGCTCTTGTTCTCACAGGAACGATGCATGAGCCAATTCGATGTGATCGTGGTCGGAACCGGAGCCATGGGCTCGGCAGCAGCGATGCAGTTGGCGCGTCGCGGCAGGAAAGTGCTCGGCATCGATCGTTACGCAGCAGGTCACGCGCACGGAAGTTCGCACGGCGAAACACGTATCATTCGGCAAGCCTACTTTGAACATCCAAGCTACGTGCCGCTGCTCCTGCGAGCCTACGAACTTTGGCGCGAACTCGAACAGCATGTTGGCGAACAACTCTTCTATCAGGTGGGGCTTTTGCAAGCAGGTCCCGCTGATGGCTTTGTAGTGAAAGGGGTGCTGCAAAGCGCCCGCGAGCATCAGTTGCTTGTCGAAAGACTTTCGCCAAGCCAATCGCGCCAACGATTTCCGGGGCTAGTGATCGATCCGTCCATGGCATGCGTTTTGGAACCAGCAGCTGGCTTTTTACTCGTAGAGCGATGCGTTCGAGCCCACCAACGAGCAGCAGAGGATGCCGGGGCAGTTTTCGCGATCGGTCAGGTCACTCGCATCGAGCCAACCAGCGATGGCGCGCGGGTTTGGGTCGATGGTGAAGTGCATGAAGCTGCAAAAGTAGTGATTACCGCTGGAAGCTGGGCCGATTCGCTGCTGTCACCGATCTGGCCCACGCTCCCCAAGCTCTCGGTATTACGAAAATATGTCTGCTGGCTCCAGGCTAAGAGCGATCTCTACTCCGCAGCCTCCGGTATGCCGACCTGGCTTGTAGAAGCTCCCGAGGGAGTTTTTTACGGATTTCCGCAGCTTGGCAAGGCCACCCCAGGGGAGGGTGGTGTGAAAGTGGCCGAGCATAGTGGTGGGGAGTTGGTCGAGACGTCGGTCGCTGGTCCCCTGCCCGCCTCGACTCCGGTCGATAGCCGCCAATCGCGCGAGCGTATCCTGGGATTTGTTCGGCGGTCGATGCCCGACCTGACCGAGGAGGTGGTCGCCGAGAGCCACTGTTATTACACGATGAGCGCCGACGAGCATTTTCTGGTCGGCATGTTGCCCGGGTATTCGCAGCTGATCTATGCCGCCGGCTTTTCGGGTCACGGTTTCAAATTTGCCTCGGTGATGGGAGAGGTGCTCAGCGACCTGGCGCTCGATGGCGGCAGCCAACAGCCGACCGGCTGGCTCTCGCACGATCGGTTTGCGGGCTCCTCAAGCGGCCATCGCTAAGCCCCTTCGCCAGCTTATTTCACGGCACTGCATCGCCAATTAAACCGAGCAGCAACTGCGGTCCACCGCACA
This window of the Pirellula staleyi DSM 6068 genome carries:
- a CDS encoding type I phosphomannose isomerase catalytic subunit, whose protein sequence is MTKLYPLLMQPLLKRYLWGGRKLGEVLGKSIGDGNDYAESWEVADHPQGQSTVANGPLAGTSLGELVRTRGTDLMGIESPSGRFPLMFKFLDAQKDLSVQVHPSDEQGARLTPPDLGKTEAWLILSAEPGALLYAGLKSGVDHESLQQHLQNGTVDQCLHTFSPNVGDCVFIPAGTVHALGRGIMIAEIQQASDTTFRLFDWNRVGADGKPRPLHIEESLAVTDFGRGPVDPVAPKSSGAGSERLVACDKFTFDRHTLIGPQLLETHGKFRIVSVLEGAVTIDDPFLGQPLVKGSTVVVPASCSAVTIRPQPKATIIEMGLPG
- the tatC gene encoding twin-arginine translocase subunit TatC, which translates into the protein MAKKPLQEDLFEGTAMSFGEHLEELRVCLFRACVGVAIGCIIGFYIANGVVNFFQTPLENALENYDIEKAQLQLKESGEYGENIPAETLRLVVEDRMIPTTIHVETGKLMETLQLNYPGVFGSVSLSQYQLLPKDLVPNESKAASAIAAKILAGKSAADDKKSDPSAVAIWKLLSPLEQKLIERLGSAKPPLSKADAASLLELVNKLASQRATSDALKPLMEQLDAVEKTAAASLLKLVEVEKPAHDDVMHLNRLLLGHWLADHVRAPRVNLIPLQTWKPVGVRFQVLNAQEAFMIWMKAGFVSGLVLASPWVFLQIWNFVAAGLYPHEKNQVYVYLPISIALFLGGATLAFVFVFEPVLSFLFTFNRGMNAEFEPRIGEWLSFVLILPIGFGISFQLPLVMVLLNRLGLVSIELYTSQWRIAILVICIVSMVLTPADPISMLLMAGPLSLLYAVGIAMCKYMPRGRSPFQEVYEP
- the priA gene encoding primosomal protein N', encoding MSDFVAMTPSQASLFDRTPDAWDLDAAQVQLVAEVVFRDPPFGPFDYLIPEPLAPRLKPGARVQVPLGASREVVGYCTSVTSKPASGRPLKAIAAVIDDVPLVERKMLELTRWMSDYYLCPWGQVLHGVVPAGVRGNAGTRETTFLSLSAEGRQILASGVDRSGEKPKKVLPAHLEILRILGTSPRELTPVELGEFASCSIAQITGLRKKKWIASDVRRVRSSSHEELPLARTEPLALHPAQSHALAAINRAIDRRTSATILLHGVTGSGKTEVYIQAIERVISFGQQAIVLVPEISLTPQTRQRFRSRFDRVAVLHSHLSDAERHYHWEQIARGEVQVIVGARSAVFAPAPHLGLIVIDEEHDGSFKQSEAPRYHARDVAEHRALQLGIPLVLGTATPSLESYYRARSGKYELVPMPDRVEGRELPHVGTIDLRVEFQSRSSRGSIGRQLHTAIAQAIAEKGQVILLLNRRGYSTHVQCPACGFVAKCEHCDLALTHHREEQLLVCHHCDFTTKPPERCPDCTFDGIRYSGLGTEKLEAEIKARFPAAKVLRMDSDTMQKPGSHEAALAKFRSGEVQILLGTQMIAKGLDFPNVTLVGVINADTALHLPDFRAAERTFQLVTQVAGRTGRGELGGRVLVQTFSPDHPAIEAAVDHDYAKFVGRELPDRVAHGFPPFTTLLRLIVRGDSESKTREFATMAAESWKKLLEAKQCEHRILGPAPCAVARLRGKFRFHALATSVDSDTLRATFREASSTWKTPDDVQWVIDVDAIDLL
- the solA gene encoding N-methyl-L-tryptophan oxidase — its product is MSQFDVIVVGTGAMGSAAAMQLARRGRKVLGIDRYAAGHAHGSSHGETRIIRQAYFEHPSYVPLLLRAYELWRELEQHVGEQLFYQVGLLQAGPADGFVVKGVLQSAREHQLLVERLSPSQSRQRFPGLVIDPSMACVLEPAAGFLLVERCVRAHQRAAEDAGAVFAIGQVTRIEPTSDGARVWVDGEVHEAAKVVITAGSWADSLLSPIWPTLPKLSVLRKYVCWLQAKSDLYSAASGMPTWLVEAPEGVFYGFPQLGKATPGEGGVKVAEHSGGELVETSVAGPLPASTPVDSRQSRERILGFVRRSMPDLTEEVVAESHCYYTMSADEHFLVGMLPGYSQLIYAAGFSGHGFKFASVMGEVLSDLALDGGSQQPTGWLSHDRFAGSSSGHR